In Deltaproteobacteria bacterium, the genomic window AGTCTTATCCAGGCATAACCGAGTTTTATTATCGCTGAACGGATGTGCGATATGATGTGGCCGGCCCAACTTTTTAATTTTGCTCTTTTCACCAAAATAGGGAGTTCCCTTTGCTGGAAGGGCAAAGAAATGGGCGGGAGGGGGCGTGAGGGTCTGAAGACAAAAAGCCTTCAGGCACAAATCCCCAAAGGCTTTTACAGCTAGTTTCGGCAGCCCGGCTGTCATTGCTTTATCAGCTTTAGACCCGTGGCTTTGCGTCCCCGCCTTTCAACAGGTTTGCCCATTCGTTCTATTCAATTTTTGACACTAGCATAGTAGCTAGTAAATACTACTGTCAATAGTTTTTTTATTTTTTTTTACTAACCAATTTATGAGCACAATTGGCATCGGCTCAGACCACCTCCTTATTTCCTATCATTCTAATTAGTTATTCTTCTTTTGTACTGATAAACTTTATCACTTCTACTTAGAAAAAAAACCTTATCCCGGTACCCGCTTCCACATCCAGATCCGTATCCGGGGATAGGTTCAGTACCGGGACCAGTTCCAAAAATGCAGCTAAGGGTAAATCCTCGAATATATACTCAACCCCACCTGGAATCCGGATTCCTAATTTGTCATCCTTATTTTCACGATGGACCCATCTGACACCGCCCCCAAAATATATGGGAAGTTTCCCTTTCGGCACCTCGATTACATCATACAAATGGAACAGGTAATCTCCATAGATGTGAAAATAATTATCGTGGCTTGTCTCCCATCCGGCACCCGCATCGATACCACTGTCGTCGTCAAGCATATATTTTGCCGTAATGCCGGTAGGTTGCCCTATGATCACCCCTACCCCGATTTTTTTTCTTTCCATCGCAGATACATTCGCCGCCAACGAAACGATTACAAGAATTAAAAGGCATTTTAATTTCATAACTCTTCTCCCATTCGATTTAAGCTCATATGACATTGCGACTTCGCCTTAGACGCGTTGACCCTGATGCCCTCGAGCTTTTGCAAGGCAGGAACTCATTTAACCCTGAGCTCAATTCAGATCAACAACTTCAATCTGCACGCTGATAATGCCGGCATTCAAATCACCAATTTTTCTGAATGCTGAACGGGTAAGATCGATAATGCGCCCTTTTACAAACGGCCCTCTATCATTGATCTCAACGACTACGCTTTTACCATTTTCTATGTTTGTTACCTTGACTTTAGTTCCAAATGGCAGGTTTTTATGTGCGGCGGTGTAAGATTTATTATCAAGTCGTTCACCGCTTGCCGTTTGTTGATTTTGGTATTTCGCAGCATAGTATGATGCTTTGCCCGTTTCCCTATACCCAGTCAATCCTGACGATCCTTTCATCGCGGTCTCAGCACAGCTGGCAAGGATCGCCGCCATAAAGATAACAAATATAGTTTTAGGGCTTCTCAATGGATTCCATTTCTTTGAATTGATAAATTTCACATATCATCTTAAAGACTTGACTTCAAGGTTGAGAATCAGGTTGAGTTAACATTATTTTAATTCTGAAAACAAAAAGCCTCCAGGCGCACGCTCCCAAAGGCTCTTAATTATAAGTTCGGCAGCCCGGCTGTCATTGCTTTGTCAACTTTAGACCCGTGGCTTTGCGTCCCCGCCTTTCAACAGGTTTGCCCATTCGTTCTATTTAATTTTATACTAGCATATTGGTTTGCATATACTATTGTCAATATCTTTTTTACTATTCAATAATAGTATAAAAATGCAATCACGCAGATTTCATCCGCCATTGCGGAGAGGTGAGTTTGAACATTTAGAGCTGCGTCATCAGTGTAAATTTTCCAACGGTAGGTTTGATCCCCTTTATCCCTGACAGCATTCAGTCCCTACTTAGAAAACTTATTTGACAGATCTGCATAAGCGGTTTCCGCTTCTTTAACGATTCTCTGGACCAATTCTTCAACCGTAGGCATGTCATTGATGCGCTGGGCAACCTCACCGCCGGCCATCATGGCCTTTTCCTTGTTCCCCTCATACACAGCCTTGATCGACTCGTTCTCGTATTCAATAAGCGACATGGCTTCCGTGCTTTGGTAGCCATCAGGCGTTCCGAGATACACACCTGGCGATTTTTTAAGGGTGTTTGCTGCATGCTCTTCACTTCTGGGGTTTCTCAACCAACGGGCCGGGCCCACATAACCACGCGCGACCAATGTACCACGGTCTTGTGCGTCCACAACCGCTTGCTTCCAGAGAAGCGGGAAATCGCTCTCCTGTGTTGCAAGGAAGCGGGTTCCAATCAACGCGCCATCGCAGCCCAAGGCCAGGGTGGCTGCCAGACTCTTTCCGTCACCGACGCCTCCTCCACCGACCACGAGCGTGTTTTCATCAGAGACGGCCTCGGCCACTGCGGGAAAAAGCACCATTGAGTGAAGCGGTTCCCAGTGTGTATGAAAGCCGCCTTCATGACCTGAGGCGACAATGACATCAACCCCTGCCTTTTTACAGCGCAACGCTGCTCTAACGGAGGGGATGATATGAATCCAGGTAAATCCGGCTTTTTTGATCATTTCTCCCCAGCCCATTGGGTCACCGGCTGACGTATACATCACCTTAAGGGTATCTCTCATTTCGGGATTTTCCTCCCGTACCCTTATGGCCGTTTCGATCATAATTTTTGCTTGTTCTTTGAGCTCCGCCGATACCATCACATTTGGACCGAAGACACCGCCTTTGTCTTTGACCAGGCGGTGGGTTCGCTTCAGGACCGATCCCAGCACTGTTCCCATATCGTCGTCGCGGTTCGCCTCCCCGGTGTCGCAAAAGGCGTTATAGATCCAGGGCTGGTCATGCTTGTTGAAGAGGCCGCTGGTGGAAAGAAGCCCAAGCACGCCTGCGTTGGCAG contains:
- a CDS encoding septal ring lytic transglycosylase RlpA family protein, giving the protein MAAILASCAETAMKGSSGLTGYRETGKASYYAAKYQNQQTASGERLDNKSYTAAHKNLPFGTKVKVTNIENGKSVVVEINDRGPFVKGRIIDLTRSAFRKIGDLNAGIISVQIEVVDLN
- a CDS encoding nitronate monooxygenase, which codes for MKIDDIIIKSRLCDMIGIKYPIIQAGMGPFSNNNLCVAAANAGVLGLLSTSGLFNKHDQPWIYNAFCDTGEANRDDDMGTVLGSVLKRTHRLVKDKGGVFGPNVMVSAELKEQAKIMIETAIRVREENPEMRDTLKVMYTSAGDPMGWGEMIKKAGFTWIHIIPSVRAALRCKKAGVDVIVASGHEGGFHTHWEPLHSMVLFPAVAEAVSDENTLVVGGGGVGDGKSLAATLALGCDGALIGTRFLATQESDFPLLWKQAVVDAQDRGTLVARGYVGPARWLRNPRSEEHAANTLKKSPGVYLGTPDGYQSTEAMSLIEYENESIKAVYEGNKEKAMMAGGEVAQRINDMPTVEELVQRIVKEAETAYADLSNKFSK